In Ruminococcaceae bacterium BL-6, a genomic segment contains:
- the gerKA gene encoding Spore germination protein KA, translating into MHFIIKLIRLFKEQHKQNRKSDEESRRSEESTQGLSPALEKNLDTVKARFGESSDLIIREFSFGKDKGAEVKAALIFLDGMVNQSTINDSIIKPLMHDGWYFHAKEASGLSGIDEIRDRLLTVGEVKTAFTYSEVMDACLSGDAVLMTEGSCKALDIGAKGWEKRAITEPTSEAAIRGPREGFTESLRTNTTLIRRKIKDPALKIHSAVIGKRTHTPVNILYIEGIANPNLVCEVERRLKKIDTDSILAAGYVEHYIEDAPFSVFPTLWCSEKPDAIAGKLLEGRVAIAVDGSPFVISVPMLFVENFQNTEDYITRSYYATMMRVLRLISFLISMFTPALYIALTTYHQELIPTTLLFTMAASSEGVPFPAAVEMSLMLLIFEILQEAGVRMPRPIGQTISIVGALVMGEAAVQAGIVGAPVVIVTAITAVSSFSIPFASDAISLARWFLLILSATLGLFGITMGAFILLIHLASLRSFGAHYLAPLVPFQKADLKDSVVRAPLRDMKTRPQEIQPQDSRRISEAPNGGKNEQGGKP; encoded by the coding sequence ATGCATTTTATCATCAAGCTGATCCGTTTGTTTAAGGAACAGCATAAGCAAAACAGAAAATCGGATGAGGAAAGCCGGCGGAGTGAGGAAAGCACGCAGGGCCTCTCCCCTGCGCTCGAAAAGAATCTCGACACGGTCAAAGCCAGGTTTGGGGAAAGCTCCGACCTGATCATTCGCGAGTTTTCGTTCGGAAAGGACAAAGGAGCAGAGGTGAAAGCGGCGCTGATTTTTCTGGACGGAATGGTGAACCAGTCCACGATAAACGACAGCATCATAAAGCCGCTCATGCACGACGGCTGGTATTTCCATGCAAAGGAAGCGTCCGGCCTTTCGGGTATCGACGAGATCCGGGACAGGCTGCTGACCGTAGGGGAAGTAAAAACCGCCTTCACCTACAGCGAGGTGATGGATGCCTGCCTGTCGGGCGACGCCGTCCTGATGACTGAGGGTTCCTGCAAGGCCCTCGACATTGGCGCAAAGGGCTGGGAAAAAAGAGCGATCACCGAGCCGACGAGCGAAGCCGCCATCCGCGGCCCGCGGGAGGGCTTTACCGAAAGCCTGCGGACCAACACAACCCTGATCCGCAGGAAAATAAAAGACCCGGCGCTTAAAATTCATTCCGCAGTGATTGGAAAACGCACGCATACCCCGGTGAACATCCTCTATATCGAAGGAATTGCAAATCCGAATCTGGTTTGCGAGGTCGAGCGCCGTCTGAAGAAAATCGACACCGACTCGATCCTCGCCGCGGGCTATGTGGAACATTATATCGAAGACGCCCCTTTTTCGGTTTTCCCCACCCTTTGGTGCAGCGAAAAGCCGGACGCGATCGCCGGGAAGCTGCTGGAGGGCCGGGTTGCCATAGCGGTGGACGGCTCCCCGTTCGTGATATCGGTGCCCATGCTGTTCGTGGAAAACTTTCAGAACACGGAGGATTACATCACGCGCAGCTATTACGCGACCATGATGCGCGTTCTGCGCCTGATTTCGTTTCTGATCAGCATGTTTACCCCCGCCCTGTATATCGCGCTCACCACCTATCACCAGGAGCTGATCCCCACCACCCTGCTGTTTACGATGGCGGCTTCCAGCGAAGGTGTGCCTTTTCCGGCGGCGGTGGAGATGAGCCTGATGCTGCTGATTTTTGAGATTCTTCAGGAAGCGGGCGTCCGCATGCCCCGGCCGATTGGACAGACCATCAGCATCGTGGGCGCCCTGGTGATGGGGGAAGCAGCCGTACAGGCCGGGATCGTGGGAGCGCCGGTCGTCATTGTCACCGCAATCACCGCTGTATCCAGCTTTTCCATTCCCTTCGCATCGGACGCCATCTCGCTTGCAAGATGGTTTCTGCTGATCCTGTCGGCCACCCTGGGGCTCTTCGGCATCACCATGGGCGCGTTCATCCTGCTGATCCATCTCGCCTCCCTGCGATCCTTCGGCGCTCATTATCTGGCGCCCCTGGTGCCATTCCAAAAGGCCGATCTGAAAGACAGCGTCGTGCGCGCCCCCCTCCGGGACATGAAGACCCGCCCGCAGGAGATTCAGCCGCAGGATAGCCGGCGGATTTCCGAAGCCCCGAACGGCGGCAAAAACGAACAAGGTGGAAAACCATGA
- a CDS encoding Phosphoesterase, with translation MTAVFLILLAAFSLWIYWGNTSIQTTQVRIASKKIPASFHGFRIVQISDLHNAEFGKHQSRLLGAVKETSPDLIAVTGDLIDSRHTDVEKAMDFIVGAVRIAPVYYVTGNHEARTGQYAILKKKMEDAGVSILKNEGAEIPRGKDFIRLLGLEDPAFADQRGSNAENAALVGAKLKGMQSEDGAYTVLLSHRPELFDAYAANGIDLALCGHAHGGQIRLPLIGGLFVPNQGFFPKYSEGVHEKGQTKMAVSRGLGNSIAPVRINNRPELVVITLSTE, from the coding sequence ATGACGGCGGTTTTCCTGATTCTGCTTGCCGCTTTTTCCCTTTGGATTTATTGGGGCAACACCTCCATCCAAACGACGCAGGTCCGTATCGCCAGTAAAAAAATCCCGGCGTCCTTCCATGGGTTCCGGATCGTCCAGATATCCGACCTTCACAATGCAGAGTTTGGAAAGCATCAAAGCAGGCTGCTCGGCGCGGTGAAAGAAACGTCACCGGACCTGATCGCCGTCACCGGCGATTTGATCGACTCCCGCCATACGGATGTTGAGAAAGCGATGGATTTTATTGTCGGCGCCGTCCGGATCGCCCCGGTCTATTATGTGACGGGCAACCATGAAGCGAGGACCGGTCAGTATGCCATCTTGAAAAAGAAGATGGAGGATGCCGGCGTTTCGATCCTGAAAAACGAAGGCGCCGAGATTCCCCGCGGCAAAGATTTCATCCGCCTTCTCGGCCTGGAAGACCCCGCGTTCGCCGATCAACGCGGCTCAAATGCGGAAAATGCCGCTCTGGTCGGCGCGAAGCTGAAGGGGATGCAAAGCGAGGACGGCGCATACACCGTCCTGCTCTCCCACAGGCCGGAACTGTTTGATGCCTACGCGGCCAACGGGATCGATCTGGCGTTGTGCGGACACGCTCACGGCGGGCAGATCCGCCTTCCTTTGATCGGCGGGCTGTTCGTGCCGAACCAGGGCTTTTTCCCGAAATATTCCGAGGGAGTCCATGAAAAGGGCCAGACAAAAATGGCGGTCAGCCGTGGGCTGGGGAACAGCATCGCTCCCGTGCGCATCAACAACCGGCCCGAGCTGGTCGTCATCACATTATCCACAGAATGA
- a CDS encoding Flavodoxin, translated as MNRVVYVSRGGNTKKLADAIAKGAGAPAVSVEHFDPSESVDTLYVGASIYAGAIDGRLRRFLAGLKPSQVKCVVVFGTSAGKKTALPEIKSILEPKGIGVSNDEFHCRGSFLFANRGRPDGEDLRQAEAFAERTCREQK; from the coding sequence ATGAACAGAGTCGTTTACGTTTCAAGGGGCGGCAATACGAAAAAGCTCGCCGATGCCATTGCCAAAGGCGCCGGAGCGCCGGCTGTTTCAGTGGAGCATTTCGATCCATCCGAATCGGTGGACACCCTTTACGTCGGCGCGTCCATTTATGCCGGAGCCATCGACGGCAGACTGCGTCGATTTTTGGCGGGTCTGAAACCGTCGCAGGTTAAGTGCGTCGTCGTGTTCGGCACATCGGCAGGCAAAAAGACGGCTTTGCCGGAAATAAAATCCATCCTTGAGCCAAAAGGCATAGGTGTCTCAAATGATGAGTTCCATTGCAGGGGCTCCTTCCTGTTCGCCAATCGGGGACGGCCGGACGGAGAGGATCTGAGACAGGCCGAGGCATTTGCAGAAAGGACTTGCAGGGAGCAGAAATGA
- a CDS encoding conserved protein of unknown function (Evidence 4 : Unknown function but conserved in other organisms), whose translation MPVERKGENVTITTESGTMTVAPLKQVKSGVSDEVFQAWLQECADRMKPNRRSSDGLEAYLMELCDLEPLPLEHPQVRFFLDGLILRHFENCLEHRPPLFSGGMTDEELENWKRETEARRDEVEKLPPERFGLKVHGFHILHTEKNEPFIDADRWEWWQKWGNEHCKGQKPGAEPEGYFCYEETTGEGSGSGFGGIALSRKSALFLGVSENDIESRTPRFFGYAGALIESGKLPSLREFEKGRG comes from the coding sequence ATGCCGGTCGAGCGTAAGGGGGAAAACGTCACCATCACAACGGAAAGCGGAACGATGACGGTGGCGCCGCTGAAACAGGTAAAAAGCGGGGTCTCAGACGAGGTCTTTCAGGCGTGGCTTCAGGAATGCGCAGACAGGATGAAGCCGAACCGCCGTTCCTCAGACGGGCTGGAAGCCTATCTGATGGAACTCTGTGATCTGGAACCGCTGCCTTTGGAGCATCCGCAGGTCCGGTTCTTTTTAGACGGTTTGATCCTGAGGCATTTTGAGAACTGTCTGGAACACCGGCCGCCGCTTTTTTCCGGAGGCATGACAGATGAGGAATTGGAAAACTGGAAGCGGGAAACCGAAGCCCGGCGGGACGAAGTCGAAAAGCTTCCGCCGGAGCGCTTCGGGCTGAAGGTCCATGGATTCCATATCCTGCATACTGAAAAAAACGAGCCGTTCATCGACGCCGACCGCTGGGAATGGTGGCAAAAGTGGGGCAATGAACATTGCAAGGGCCAGAAGCCCGGCGCGGAACCGGAAGGTTATTTCTGTTATGAGGAAACGACCGGAGAAGGAAGCGGATCGGGATTCGGCGGGATCGCCTTATCCCGGAAGTCCGCGCTGTTCCTCGGCGTCTCGGAAAACGATATCGAAAGCCGCACCCCACGTTTTTTCGGTTACGCGGGCGCCCTTATCGAGTCGGGGAAGCTCCCTTCGCTGCGGGAATTCGAAAAGGGCAGAGGCTGA
- a CDS encoding conserved protein of unknown function (Evidence 4 : Unknown function but conserved in other organisms), protein MNLLLVLIAFAGIAAIDVPGMVKSKRWHDLTVYSILFLLVLVLGILVALDVKVPSPIKAIQAFYRDILHLSFKIS, encoded by the coding sequence ATGAACCTGCTGCTGGTGCTGATCGCTTTCGCCGGGATTGCCGCAATCGATGTGCCAGGCATGGTCAAAAGCAAGCGGTGGCACGACCTTACCGTTTATTCCATCCTCTTTCTGCTGGTGCTCGTGCTTGGGATACTCGTGGCCCTGGATGTCAAGGTGCCAAGCCCGATCAAAGCGATTCAGGCTTTTTACCGGGATATTCTGCACCTGAGCTTTAAGATATCCTGA
- a CDS encoding DNA-binding response regulator — protein MSTVLIVDDDPSVQKVLEKVILANGMEPAVASGGKEAINLLTDGSFDLMILDVMMKDMDGFEVAQAVRGSGSTIPIMFLSGKTEEFDTLYGLSIGGDDYVTKPFNPVVLGAKVKAMIRRNRLERPGGQKVLCAGPFRYNQDTMKFYKDGTEIPLSSKENILMKFFLQNIDRVFSKEQIYRQVWGDALIDENAVMVYISHLRNKLEENAKRPRYLKTVWGLGYKFTVGQERRRENK, from the coding sequence ATGTCCACAGTACTGATCGTTGACGACGACCCGTCGGTCCAGAAGGTGCTGGAAAAAGTGATTTTGGCAAACGGAATGGAACCGGCCGTCGCTTCCGGAGGAAAAGAGGCCATCAATCTTCTGACCGACGGCAGCTTCGACCTGATGATCCTGGACGTCATGATGAAGGATATGGATGGCTTCGAGGTGGCTCAGGCCGTGCGCGGCTCCGGCAGCACGATCCCCATTATGTTCCTGAGCGGCAAAACAGAGGAGTTCGATACCCTGTACGGCCTTTCCATCGGCGGGGACGATTATGTCACAAAGCCGTTCAACCCGGTGGTGCTGGGGGCAAAGGTCAAGGCGATGATCCGCCGGAACCGGCTGGAGCGGCCCGGCGGGCAAAAGGTTCTGTGCGCGGGGCCGTTCCGCTACAACCAGGACACGATGAAATTTTATAAAGACGGAACCGAAATCCCCCTGTCGTCAAAGGAAAACATCCTCATGAAATTTTTCCTGCAGAATATCGACCGCGTGTTTTCCAAAGAACAGATTTACAGGCAAGTCTGGGGTGACGCCCTGATCGACGAAAACGCGGTGATGGTCTATATATCACATCTGCGCAACAAGCTGGAGGAAAATGCCAAAAGGCCCCGCTACCTGAAAACCGTTTGGGGCCTCGGCTATAAATTCACCGTGGGGCAGGAAAGGCGCCGCGAAAACAAATGA
- a CDS encoding Spore germination protein GerKB, which yields MTLEKENISSKELMFAVFCFIHGTVLRSGFIISVTRNDSWAMAFTGLLFMLPIVAIYAGLLRKFPGKSLVEIDDIIFGPVLGKVISALYLFFFASLAALNTRDLGNFVAVHMMPETPIAAAMAVFLIGCVYTLRRGIENLINLSTFLFIISAGALAFNAILVLKEVQPELLKPFFRLEPQKYVQATVSVTAVPMGEVLAFTMLTPMLGKNEKAAKPLLLGLVLSSVSMAIVLMRDIVTLGPLVSIVSLPAFESIRYVSLGDILTRVESVYGVILIILFLLKVSILLYAFVLGLTQMLSGKRRPLSNPGHEGQASGTAQSLNSKNHPPLILISAALVFFYSLFVFESVMENKNWGATTAPFFSLTFEFLLPAVSLLVACLRKLGRAREVKA from the coding sequence ATGACGCTTGAAAAGGAAAACATATCCTCAAAAGAGCTGATGTTCGCGGTGTTCTGCTTTATCCACGGCACCGTACTGCGTTCCGGGTTCATCATCAGTGTGACCCGGAACGATTCCTGGGCCATGGCCTTTACCGGATTGCTGTTTATGCTCCCGATCGTAGCCATCTATGCCGGGCTGCTGCGAAAATTCCCCGGGAAGAGCCTGGTCGAAATCGACGATATCATATTCGGGCCGGTTCTGGGGAAAGTGATCTCCGCATTATATTTGTTTTTCTTCGCATCGCTCGCCGCGCTCAATACCCGCGACCTTGGAAATTTCGTGGCGGTCCACATGATGCCGGAAACCCCGATCGCGGCAGCCATGGCCGTCTTTCTGATTGGGTGCGTCTATACGCTCCGCAGGGGAATTGAGAATCTCATCAACCTTTCCACTTTTCTATTCATTATCTCCGCGGGAGCTCTGGCCTTTAACGCCATTCTGGTCCTCAAGGAGGTACAGCCCGAGCTTCTGAAACCGTTTTTCCGGCTGGAGCCCCAGAAATACGTTCAGGCTACCGTCTCCGTCACGGCGGTCCCAATGGGAGAGGTTTTAGCTTTTACCATGCTCACGCCCATGCTGGGAAAGAACGAAAAAGCCGCGAAGCCTCTTCTGCTCGGATTAGTTCTTTCCTCCGTATCTATGGCGATCGTCCTGATGCGCGACATTGTGACGCTGGGCCCCCTTGTTTCGATCGTGTCGCTTCCGGCTTTTGAATCCATACGCTATGTGAGCCTTGGGGACATCCTCACCCGGGTGGAAAGCGTTTACGGGGTGATCCTGATAATTTTGTTTTTATTAAAGGTAAGCATCCTGCTTTACGCGTTCGTGTTGGGCTTGACCCAAATGCTGAGCGGGAAAAGGCGGCCGCTCTCAAATCCCGGTCACGAAGGTCAGGCATCCGGAACAGCGCAGTCCCTGAATTCGAAAAATCATCCGCCTCTTATCCTGATTTCCGCGGCGCTTGTATTCTTCTACTCCCTTTTTGTTTTCGAATCCGTGATGGAAAACAAGAATTGGGGAGCGACGACGGCTCCCTTCTTTTCGCTGACCTTCGAGTTCCTGCTTCCGGCTGTCTCTCTGCTGGTGGCCTGCCTGCGGAAGCTCGGCAGAGCCCGGGAGGTGAAAGCATGA
- the gpx gene encoding Hydroperoxy fatty acid reductase gpx1, with the protein MSVYDYEYLSIENRPVKMSEYKGKVMLVVKTASKCGFTPQYKGLEELYQKYKDRGFTVIGFPCNQFMEQEPGSEHEISEFCSVRYGVTFPLSKKVDVRDETAVPLYRYLTAQKGFEGFGRGIKAKTMELMLRIRYKDGFSDDQIKWNFTKFLVDRDGAVVSRYEPTVEPKDIAGDIEKLL; encoded by the coding sequence ATGTCTGTCTACGATTACGAGTATCTGTCAATTGAGAATCGTCCGGTAAAAATGTCCGAATACAAAGGGAAAGTAATGCTCGTTGTCAAAACGGCCAGTAAATGCGGATTTACCCCGCAGTACAAAGGGCTGGAAGAGCTTTACCAAAAGTACAAAGACCGGGGCTTTACGGTCATCGGCTTTCCCTGCAATCAGTTTATGGAGCAGGAGCCGGGCAGCGAACATGAAATCTCCGAGTTTTGCTCGGTGCGTTACGGCGTTACTTTCCCGCTGTCCAAAAAAGTCGACGTCCGCGATGAAACCGCCGTACCGCTGTATCGATACCTGACGGCGCAAAAGGGGTTTGAAGGGTTTGGCAGGGGCATAAAGGCCAAAACCATGGAACTCATGCTCAGGATCAGATATAAGGATGGCTTTTCCGACGATCAGATCAAATGGAACTTCACCAAATTCCTGGTCGATCGGGATGGAGCCGTCGTTTCCCGTTACGAACCGACTGTCGAGCCGAAGGACATTGCCGGCGATATCGAAAAATTGCTGTAA
- a CDS encoding Kinase to dihydroxyacetone kinase, with protein MLKYRYDTQLLIDGENLSDDRINEYISQNIEGDCLLAIGDEDLIKIHFHTNTPWKVLEYCASLGEIYDIVIEDMERQSHGLKG; from the coding sequence GTGCTCAAGTACAGATATGATACGCAGTTATTAATCGATGGGGAAAATCTTTCAGACGACAGAATAAACGAGTATATTTCCCAAAACATTGAGGGCGACTGTTTATTGGCCATCGGGGACGAAGACCTTATTAAAATTCATTTCCACACCAACACTCCATGGAAAGTGCTGGAATATTGTGCTTCCCTGGGTGAAATTTACGACATCGTAATAGAAGATATGGAGAGACAATCTCACGGACTGAAAGGTTAG
- the ohrR gene encoding transcriptional regulator sensing organic peroxides (Evidence 2a : Function from experimental evidences in other organisms; PubMedId : 11983871, 17502599, 18363800, 20094649, 21749987, 24184231; Product type r : regulator): MNDQILRLENQLCFPLYAAAKDVVNRYKPLLSKIDLTYTQYIVMMVLWEYKSVGVKELGERLYLDSGTLTPLLKRLEGKGFVRRARSGKDERTVDITVTEAGEKLKEKAVKIPVEMAKCMPLSPEEAKTLYTLLYKLLDK, encoded by the coding sequence ATGAATGATCAGATTTTAAGACTTGAAAACCAGCTCTGTTTTCCACTTTACGCCGCGGCTAAAGATGTGGTGAACCGTTATAAGCCGCTCCTCAGCAAAATCGACCTGACCTATACGCAGTACATCGTCATGATGGTGCTGTGGGAATATAAAAGCGTCGGCGTAAAGGAACTGGGGGAGCGCCTGTACCTTGATTCCGGCACCCTGACGCCGCTCCTTAAGCGGCTTGAGGGCAAGGGCTTTGTCCGGCGCGCGCGTTCCGGCAAGGATGAACGGACGGTCGATATCACGGTCACCGAAGCCGGGGAAAAGTTAAAGGAAAAAGCGGTAAAAATCCCTGTGGAAATGGCAAAGTGCATGCCGCTTTCTCCGGAGGAAGCCAAAACATTGTATACGCTTTTATATAAGCTGCTGGACAAATGA
- a CDS encoding protein of unknown function (Evidence 5 : Unknown function), producing the protein MMRKALTTGGTAEVTAEIGRRHDAEVDFSHRQPDTGLQKAGGYRAQVQI; encoded by the coding sequence GTGATGAGGAAGGCGTTGACGACGGGCGGGACGGCGGAAGTGACTGCGGAAATCGGCCGCCGGCACGACGCCGAAGTTGATTTCTCACACCGCCAACCCGATACAGGACTACAAAAAGCAGGAGGATACCGTGCTCAAGTACAGATATGA
- a CDS encoding Spore germination protein GerKC has product MIKKAAKTGRKLFLPFSLSFSRQCREKARRIAAVLICTLLILSLSSCWSRRELNTLAIVLGTGLDVGDQPDTLKLTAQVVKASAIGSGSAAKAGGAGEKAYVNISYTDKSVLSVLRGITHMQSRRPYFSHNEVFIFSSDLAKRDMAEGLDAFARDYESRLHADLLISKGKASDILQGEAALEKIPARQIGDMMEDQEINSETAVVTLRDFIIATLSGSKAPVAPMIEVYESGGEKHIKLEDTAVFKGGKMIGELDKSQTRGLLWVTNQAKSGVKTLDTRWGQVVLEIFDSNSKLKPVKNGDGTIRMELTVNEDGTIESNETNEDMSRLENVEMLKGLMKEAIRADIENALHQARTLSADVFGFGEAIHQEYPEEWEKMKENWEREFPKIDLNVQVNVVLRSTGSLTEPVVPGGGE; this is encoded by the coding sequence ATGATCAAAAAAGCTGCCAAAACCGGCAGGAAGCTGTTCCTGCCTTTCTCCTTATCCTTTTCCCGTCAATGCCGGGAGAAAGCGCGCCGCATTGCCGCGGTTCTGATCTGCACGCTTCTCATTCTGTCTCTGTCTTCCTGCTGGAGCAGACGGGAGCTCAACACACTGGCTATCGTGCTCGGCACCGGGCTGGACGTGGGCGATCAGCCGGACACGCTGAAGCTGACGGCTCAGGTGGTCAAGGCTTCGGCGATCGGGTCCGGCTCAGCCGCGAAAGCCGGCGGAGCCGGCGAAAAAGCCTATGTCAACATCAGTTACACGGACAAGAGCGTGCTTTCCGTCCTTCGGGGAATCACGCATATGCAAAGCCGGAGGCCGTATTTCTCGCATAATGAAGTGTTCATTTTCAGCAGCGATCTGGCAAAGCGGGACATGGCGGAAGGGCTGGATGCATTCGCGCGCGATTATGAATCGCGCCTGCATGCCGATCTTCTGATCTCAAAAGGCAAGGCGTCGGATATCTTGCAGGGGGAAGCCGCCTTGGAGAAAATCCCTGCGCGCCAGATCGGCGACATGATGGAAGACCAGGAGATCAACTCGGAAACGGCGGTCGTAACCCTGCGCGATTTCATCATCGCCACGCTGAGCGGTTCCAAAGCCCCCGTGGCCCCGATGATAGAGGTATACGAATCCGGAGGGGAGAAGCACATAAAGCTGGAAGACACCGCGGTTTTCAAAGGGGGAAAAATGATCGGAGAACTTGACAAGTCACAGACAAGGGGCCTCTTATGGGTGACGAACCAGGCAAAAAGCGGAGTGAAAACCCTGGACACCCGGTGGGGACAGGTCGTTTTGGAAATCTTCGATTCCAACAGCAAATTAAAGCCCGTAAAAAACGGGGATGGAACGATCCGGATGGAGCTTACGGTCAACGAGGATGGAACGATCGAAAGCAACGAGACCAACGAAGATATGTCCCGCCTGGAAAACGTCGAAATGCTGAAAGGGCTCATGAAGGAAGCAATCCGCGCCGACATTGAAAACGCGCTTCATCAGGCAAGAACGCTTTCCGCCGACGTGTTCGGATTCGGCGAGGCAATCCATCAAGAATATCCGGAAGAGTGGGAAAAGATGAAAGAAAACTGGGAGCGGGAATTCCCAAAGATCGACCTGAATGTCCAGGTGAATGTCGTGCTGCGTTCCACAGGCAGCCTGACAGAGCCGGTCGTTCCCGGAGGTGGAGAATGA